The genomic interval CCCTTGGTGCCGGCCCAGATCGACACGACCTGTTCCTCGACCGGGTACGGCGTGTACTGCGGCTGCTTGAGCAGCTCCATGAGCGCGGCGCCGCGGGCGAGCTGGCCGCGCGAGGCGGCGTCGAGGTCCGAGGCGAACATCGCGAACGCCTCGAGCGAGCGGAACTGCGCGAGCTCGAGCTTGAGCGTTCCGGCGACCTTCTTCATGGCCTTGATCTGCGCGTCGCCGCCGACGCGAGACACCGAGATGCCGACGTCCACGGCGGGGCGCTGGTCGGCGTTGAAGAGGTCCGACTGGAGGAAGATCTGACCGTCGGTGATGGAGATGACGTTGGTCGGGATGTACGCCGACACGTCGTTCGCCTTGGTCTCGATCATCGGCAGGCCGGTCATCGAGCCGGCGCCCAGCTCGTCGGAGAGCTTCGCACAGCGCTCCAGGAGGCGGGAGTGCAGGTAGAAGACGTCACCGGGGTACGCCTCGCGGCCCGGCGGGCGGCGCAGGAGCAGCGACACGGCACGGTAGGCCTCGGCCTGCTTCGACAGGTCGTCGAAGACGATCAGGACGTGCTTGCCCTGGTACATCCAGTGCTGGCCGATGGCCGAGCCGGTGTAGGGGGCGAGGTACTTGAAGCCGGCCGGGTCGGAGGCGGGCGCCGCGACGATCGTCGTGTACTCCAGCGCGCCGGCGTCCTCGAGTGCGCCACGCACCGAGGCGATGGTCGAGCCCTTCTGACCGATCGCCACGTAGATGCAACGGACCTGCTGGGACGGGTCGCCCGTGGCCCAGTTGGCCTTCTGGTTGATGATCGTGTCGATCGCGATGGCCGTCTTGCCCGTCTGGCGGTCGCCGATGATGAGCTGACGCTGCCCGCGGCCGATCGGGATCATCGAGTCGATGGCCTTGATGCCGGTCTGCAGCGGCTCGTGGACCGACTTGCGCTGCATGACGCCGGGGGCCTGGAGCTCCAGCGCGCGGCGTCCGTCGATGCCGTCGATCTCGCCGAGGCCGTCGATCGGGTTGCCCAGCGGGTCGACGACGCGCCCGAGGTAGCCGTCGCCGACGGGCACGGAGAGGACCTCTCCCGTACGGCGGACCTCCTGGCCCTCCTCGACGCCGGTGAAGTCGCCGAGCACGACGACGCCGATCTCCCGCACATCGAGGTTCAGCGCGAGGCCGAGCGTGCCGTCCTCGAAGCGCAACAGCTCGTTGGCCATCGCGCCAGGGAGGCCTTCGACGTTGGCGATGCCGTCGGCGGTGAGGGTCACGCGCCCGACCTCTTCGGTCACGGGCCCGTCGGGCTCGTAGGACTTCACGAAGCTGTCCAGCGCGGCCCGGATCTCCTCCGGCCGGATCGTCAGCTCAGCCATGGCTTGTTCTCTCCTGTGGTTTCTCAGCCGGCCAGCCGACGGC from Xylanimonas allomyrinae carries:
- the atpA gene encoding F0F1 ATP synthase subunit alpha; its protein translation is MAELTIRPEEIRAALDSFVKSYEPDGPVTEEVGRVTLTADGIANVEGLPGAMANELLRFEDGTLGLALNLDVREIGVVVLGDFTGVEEGQEVRRTGEVLSVPVGDGYLGRVVDPLGNPIDGLGEIDGIDGRRALELQAPGVMQRKSVHEPLQTGIKAIDSMIPIGRGQRQLIIGDRQTGKTAIAIDTIINQKANWATGDPSQQVRCIYVAIGQKGSTIASVRGALEDAGALEYTTIVAAPASDPAGFKYLAPYTGSAIGQHWMYQGKHVLIVFDDLSKQAEAYRAVSLLLRRPPGREAYPGDVFYLHSRLLERCAKLSDELGAGSMTGLPMIETKANDVSAYIPTNVISITDGQIFLQSDLFNADQRPAVDVGISVSRVGGDAQIKAMKKVAGTLKLELAQFRSLEAFAMFASDLDAASRGQLARGAALMELLKQPQYTPYPVEEQVVSIWAGTKGRLDDVPVEDIKRFEAELLDHLRRTGNVLTTIATSGKLEDDTESALSAAVEDFRRGFLKGDGTPLVGADSDDLDVTIEQEQIVTGKKA